TAAAGCGTATGGTCAAAAGAATGAAATGCATAGATTTGTGCTTAATACTGTGTTATTGAAGTTCCATCAATTTTTAGCTGAGGTTTCATTCCTCTCTgcatacagtgctgtgaaaaagtgtttgccaccggccgtttttatttatttatttattttttaagtttttaaataatgatttaatttattaagggaaaaaagctgtccaaacctgcctggcattacgtgaaaaattaattgccccctaaatctaataactggatgtgccaccctttgcagcaatcaagtgtttgtgatAACTGGTAATGAGtctcacatcgctgtggaggaattttggcccactcttcttttcagaattctttaaaatTCAGCCACATTTGATGGTTTTTGAGCATGAATAGagtgtttaaggtcatgccacaacATCTCAATTAGATTcagacttggccactccaaaaccttaattttgtttttcttgagccattcagaggtgaacttgctggtgtgtttgggatcattgtcctgctgcataactcAAGTGCactgatggctggacattctccttcaggattttctgatagactgcagaattcatggtttcaTCAATTATGGCAAGAAGTCCAGGTCCTGAacctgcaaagcagccccagaccatcacactacctccaccgtgtttgactgttgctatgatgttctttttatgaaatgctgtgttggttttacaccagaagtaatgggacacacaccttccaaaaagtttttgtctcatcagtccacagaatatttgcccaaaagtcttgggtataatcaagatattttttggcaaatgtgagaggAGCCTTTGTgctctttttggtcagcagtggcttttgtcTTGGACCTCTCCCATGGAGGCCGTTTTTGCcaagtctctttcttattgttgaatcatgaaaactgaccttaattgaggcaagtgaggcctgcagttctttagatgttgttctgggttcttttatgacctcctggatgagtcgtcgttgcgctcttggagtaattttggtagactggccactcctgggaaggttcaccactgttccaagttttctccatttgtagATAATGGCTCTCTGACCGTGgatcgctggagtcccaaagccttagaaatggttTTATAACTCTTTCCAGACAGATACATTTctactattttgtttctcatctgttgttgaatttctttagatcgcggcatgatgtgttgctctttaagcatgcatcactttgtcagacaggtttaACTCAGCTTTAAATTTAACtccgctttctaaaataatgtggttaatcacagttctttcatgatttaacaggagggggcaattaatttttcacttagggtcaggtaggtttggacagcttttttcccttaataaattaaatcataatttaaaaactgcattttgtatttacttgcattatctttgtgtaatattaaaaattgtttgatgatctgaatcttttaattgtgacaaatatgtaaaaaaataaaagaggatgGGGGCAAAAAGTTTTTCACGGCACTGTATGTAAATGAAGTAGAAGATGAAATAAATGTTGCATTACCAGGTTTTCTGCCTgaataaaaggtaattgcaatttATTCTGCATCTCTTTATGTAAAACTGAAAAAGTGTGTCATTTCTTTATATTAAACAGCACAGTGAACGTAaatgtgaaaacaaccagcctggCACAGCAACATTGGTTGAACTATTGTGTGAATGACTATCTGTTTGTCTGGTTGAACTATTATTtgtttgggttgttttgtttgtctgtttgaaaacagttatttttgcaattccatttgtgAAGAAATTACACCACCTTCAAGAATGAGGAATAATGTCTGAATCTGTGTTGAATGTAAAGCTGTTGCAGTTAAGTTCTGTTGTGTAATGTATGGAAATGggttgaatgttttttgtttttcaaataaatttataaaagtgtgtttgtatttgtaggTTTTTTGCTTATAACAGGCCCcaattgtaaatgttaaatgtttttggaTATGAAATTCAATATTTTACTGGTGTCTAAAAGTGTCAAGTGTactttttatgtgtgtatatatatgtatatatatatatatatatatatgtatatatatatatatatatatatatatacatatataagtgtgtgtgtgtgtgtgtgtgtgtgtgtgtgtgtgtgtgtgtgtgtgtgtatatatagtacaaaaaactacaaaagcactaaaataagagcattttgtaaatttattttttctttttttgttatggttggttttttatgaaaatgatatTTATCAAGGGTATAGTTTGCAATGTTATATGTTGATTCTTTATTTGCATTGATGGCTCCATGAAGAACCAATGACATCCATTGAATCTTTCCATTGAACtaaagtttctttatagtggaaaaaatcCATTGAATCTTTCAATTGAACTAaagtttctttatatatatatatatatattatatatataatttattatatatatattgcttactGTATGGTTGTTTATTTTAGGATCTGTTTCTGCTTACTTTGGAGAACCAAAAATGGTCCTTTAATGGCACTGCTACGAAATcgtccttttggaacctttattacaggtgtatctcaataaattagaatgttgtggaaaagttcatttatttcagtaattcaactcaaattgtgaaactcgtgtattaagtaaattcaatgcacacagagtgaagtagtttaagtatttggttattttaattgtgatggttTTGGATCTTATTTTGAGTAAAGCTGTGTTTtagatctcaacaaattagaatatggtgtcatgccaatcagctaatcaactcaaaacacctgcgaaggttttcctgagccttcaaaatgttctctcagtttggttcactaggctacacaattaatggggaagactgctgatccgacagttgtccagaagacaatcattgacacccttcacgaggagggtaagccacaaacattcattgccaaagaagctggctgttcacagagtgctgtatccaagcatgttaacagagcatttaaacctgttgtaggggcctccaacacaatattaggacactttaaattaccatatgacctgctcttaaaaagaaagttttttcaGTTAGCACAACCTGCCAAATTTAACATTTGCAGAGAAAAAGTAACTATGTTATGTGGTGGCAATTtagtatgaatttgtatgatgtgatttgtacagatatttgtgataaaaaaaaaaaaaatctaaccatgAAGGTTTACCCCTAATCTATCAGTGGGACATAAGCAGGTCGTATGAAAACATTCAAATGAGAGGATATGAATTACCCAAAATGTtacgaattgccatgagagtGTGTTGGTCATTTatgtaaaactttacaattagtaacattagttcatgttaactaatattaactaacattaatgagcgtttgttacagtatttattacattataatacagatatatacaaatacaaaaatacagattttcttTGTTAGTCCATGTTacctcaggtccattaaataatcttaatagatacaacttttgattttaatattatattagtaaattatgaaattaacattaactaagctGTAGAAGTACTCTTATTGTTagctaatgttaactaatgtaattgaCTAATGTTAACCAATAGAGCCTGACCTCTCATACTTCATTTCTTAAGTTTCAACTGCTCAGGAACTGAATAATCTCCATTTCATGCCATTAAAGTGGATAACAAAGTCTCATACTGGACCCGGTGTTAATTCTGAATCCAGGACAGAGCGGTTGAGAGAATGCAGTCCGAATTCTGTAGATGAGATTCATTGAGTCTGTGATGCTGTAAAACGCCAAAATTCCTGCAGAGAAGTCAACATAAACGCCAGTCCTGCGAGCCCACTGCATTTTGGGAATCTTAGTTTCCCGTCCATTGTGCCAGAATGCATATGTATCCTCAGAGCACACCAGACTCCAGGACTGGGCGTTGTGTCCAAATGCACACAGGGTGCTCTTTCCTTTCCTGCTGATGTCCTCATAAGACACGGCGATGTGCACGGGACCCTTCCCGCTCCACTCTGCCTCGAAGTAACATCGGCCGGACACGCTCTCCCTGCACAGGACCTGGTGATAGCTGTCAAACCTCTCTGGGTGGTCAGGAACGGATAGAGAGGTTTTGCTGCATGTCACCTCGCCAGTCTCTGAGGAAACACTGAGGTTTCTGTGAGCCGTGTTCTGGTCTAGAGTCAGGGGACCCGAATCTGAAATCCAGAGACACAAGACGTGGATTAACAGACAGTAATTCTGTTGTCAGTTGTATTGATTTCTGTTGCacatttgattgtgtgtgtgtgtgtgtgtgtgtgtgtgtgtgttactcacaTTCCAAAAACTGCTCTCTGATTTTAGGTTCAGGTGTAGGAATAAACTTCAGGTTTGTCACTAATAAGACAAAATAGGAACagtgcaaacattttaaatatttatactttatttattttaatttcttttaatgtttaatagtatttggaatacttgcatgtatttattgaATACTGTATGAATTCTGACAGTTCTTTGAAAAATAGTAAgtcaaacacatttcaaacaatAGTATGCGAAAACGTATTTCAtgttaatatatagatatattaaacattgtcacatgacctcatcacTTGTGAGTGGTTTCCATTTGCCATCTCGGAAATAaggattattttcttttttttattattgatttattattgaaGTATTGATTGTTgagttttttggatttttaattaaataaatgcaaccttggtatgcaaaaaatacttttctttttgtttatatatgtgtgtgtactgtgtatatttattatgtatatgtaaagacacacatacagtatacagtatgtgtgttaatttatatatacataataaatatacacagtacacacacatatattatgtacacaaaaacttttattttggatgcgattaatcatgattaatcattgcccagccctagtttttaattcagtggtttatcatttaattttgcaaaataaaaaagcatggcAATATTATCCAATAACAATGAATCAGAATGTGATTCTTTAATCACGATGAAATGCACTGTAAAATTTGCCATGAATTTACagtattacataaaattatgtcaaaaatttgctgtgaaataaatgcatattgGGTTATTTTCTGCCAAATTACTGTGAAACAGCAGAATGTTGCTAACATGTAATTTACTTCTCTTGTTTATTATAAAGCTGTTATTAACCAGTTATACACAAGAGAAGTCCTACTGTGAAATTCGGTACTATTAAAGTAATGCAATTATTAACCTGGAATATTTCACACTGAAATGTTTATTAGCATGCTATTCCAAACATATTCAGATGATGACTTACCTTTTTTTGACAATTTCTCCCATTTCTTCTTGCACAGATCTTTAATGTCCTCACACAGATATGTGAGTTTTCTTGACACCATCTCAAAGGAGAAGTCTGGATTGACTAGAACTGCAGGAGAGGTCACCAACTCCGGCTGACCACAAAGTTCTTCATAGCTCTGaggaatataatgaaataaactcTCTTAGACCAAAATCACAAATGACATGTACTTTGGTGTCCAGAAGCACTGACGCTACCTTCAGGAACTGAGTTTTATCATCAAGGTGTGCAAGCGTGTCGTATTCAGCATCTCTCCTCTTGAACACTGCGATCTCCTGCTCTAGTTTCTCCATAAATCCATGTGCCTCGTCTAATTCCATCTGCTCCTTTGCTTTGATCATCTCTGTCACCTCAAAACACAGTGCCTCAATGGACTGAATGAGCTCACTGAAGATCTTCTCCGTATCCTCCACTGCTGCCTGGGCAGAGCTCTGTTATACAACAGATAGAACCAGAGAAGTGATGACTCCAAGGACCTCTCTGTGTATAACGGGTCTAATAAGGATCAGAAGTTGACCCACACTATTCCACTTGTCCACCTCCTGGCAGTAATAGACTCACCCTGAGAGAGAGGACGGCGTGACTCAGATCCTGTAGCTCCGTCTCGCGCTCCTTTATGACCTGTTGGCATCTCCTCTGTGACTGCTTAAGCTCTTGCTGCAGACCAGAGGATTAATACATGaagaaacatatatttaaaagaaaaaaaaaataaaaatccagcaGCACATGTGATGAGAAttgaattatacatttaaacatacCAACATGTTTTGGCTTTCAAACCTTTATCAGGgtcatccaggttttttttttcctttttttttcatcattacaagTACTACTAGATCTCATCTAGTTTTTCCTAGTTGATTTATTCCACAGCCTTTGTGAGCCATAAAGTACCAGTTTTACTAGTACCACTAgtactattttatgttttcaacatttcttcTGTGGTGagcatgttttttatttctgattaaaattaattgtgatattttttgagacatattaaaaatcagaaaaaaaaaaaaaaaaaaaaaaaaaaaaaaaaaaagcccgatatatcattattattattatttattagaattattatctATTAGGAAAAAAAGCAGTGATGTCATTGTGTGACATCCCCCAAAAATATTGATacttagaaattaataatttatcatatttttaaaaatagaaacccTAAACAATACAACATTTACCttgaaaaatgtattcaaaaattatattcaaggacttttttttttactgtgatataataacacacacattatatctttttttttttatcaatttaataattgaatctatgttaaatcatttaaaacttaatttataaaatgtataatgtacttctgccatttatattttttttttttattgttttatttattttttctatttttattgtttagatgtttcattatttgtttgttgtataaTCCTGCTTAATTTGTTATATAaggcttttaatttatttttttttatttgtgttactatGCTTAGTTGTCATGAAGTTTTATCATCACATTTAAAGTCAGAAGAGAAGTCAGACACACCTTACAGAAGATGACGAGGTCCTGCTTTTCTTTTGCAATGACTTCATCATCCATAGCTCCAGGGATGATGGGGGAACGCATTCCAGTCTGTCTCAGTTTCTCAACAACTTCAGcaaacagtgtgtttttgttgagcGCAGGTCTCGGGgagaaggtctgtctgcactctGGACAGCTGCACAACTTCTTCTGGTTCTTCTGCTCCCAGTAGCTCTTAATGCACTCCATACAGTAGTTGTGTCCGCAAGGAATGGTGACGGGGTCCCGCAGGAGGTCCATACAGATGGGACAGCTGAACTGCTCCTGGTTGACGAAAATACCAGCTTCTTCCTCTGCCATCTTTTACAGTAAGGTAAAAGACAGACTGTACAGCTGCTTTGTGGAGAGAGTATGGCGTTTGCTTGTGCCTCCCACTATTGTCTGTATATGAGGTTGTAATGGGAGGAGTCCGTAGTGTACAGTTTGTGTGTCACTCTGGTTATGTTTCAGACGAGTCACATGCTTTAATTAAGCCATTgaatctttgttgttgttttgtaatgaaTATTTTCATCTTTACATCAGAAGAGTGATTCACAGCTTCGAGTACGTAAGCAAAGCTTCTGGAAAGACCAACCCCGGGGATGATGTTGTCCCAGTGCATGTCTGTTCCTGCCCACTGGATGAATGCGTGCATAATCACATGTTTCATAAGATGTTTCTGGATCATTTTTTAGCACTTTGGGAGACAAAGAGGGCGTGgatatttgtaatgtaatatgtaCACAAACATTAAgggtgtgtgtaaataaattatgcaacattaaaaaaaaaagtctacatattTCTGCTGCATTTTTAATTGTGATACTGACAGTATTATGTTCTCCACGCTAGAGGTCGCACGTGACCGGCTGTCTGGACCAGTGTTCACTATCAGCGTGTTCTTCTcaaaagcattttagaatgaaagGTATAAAATGGGCGGGGTTTAGTGGCTCAGACGTTTTCTCTTATTGGTCAAGTATTATGTGTGTAAATAACAattgtcatatttaaaatattcacccTTTTAATATAGATTCATAGGATATTAAAGTTTATTAGTGCCGTTATTCAGCTGCAAATTATTGTTCTGGTCGACGCTGAAGAAGCACATAGACTCGTGATGTGTGTTACTTTTCTCATCAACGGTGAGGATGCACCATTCACAGTCGAATGTGATTACTGGATCAGatttttcaaatgtgattttatagaAATTACTGTGGTGAGTAAGACTGCTTGTTTCTCAGATAACAAtcctttaaatgaatttatttaatatttcatacttTATGGTGCACAATTATCATCAGTAACTCAAAATGTGTTCAGAGATTTGAATGTGACTCAGTGGATGCTTCAGTTTTCTGAGCCACCCAACGCCCCTCTAAGGTTTCTAATATAAAAGTTAACGTAAACTTTTGTCGTCTCATGGTTCTTGTTGTGCGTGCAATTTTGTCTCAAAGCCGATGGGAGTGCACCCTCTTCCACTGACAGCAAGtagatgtaataaatatttcatctGCTCTGCTGGACTAAATCTACACAATCTGTGTGACAGAAGTCAGCACAACACACGGAGGTAGCTGTTACTTTCCTTTCATTCTGTTAGATAGCTGATTAGCTGTGTGTTCATAGTCATGTGGCAAAGCATCAGCATGTATTGCACATGTAACGCTACTGCTGCTTTGTTGTCCATGTTTGACCTATCAAGTGtttttcaaattacaaatgagTCAATACGCTTATTCGAGAGCAGGGAACTATTGTGCACTTTAACTTGAGTCTCTGCACACCTGTGGTCATTTTACAAGGTCCTTCAAGGTCCACAtatgtttattaaagttttactttATTGCACCATCTCAGTACTGTCCTCTTTTCATGTTCCTGTGATCCTGCAATAGTGCCACGAGTCTCGTGCATGAGGGTCAGACTCATTCCtcttatgtttttactgtaaaaaaaaaaaaaaaaaaaaaaaaaaaactgattacgGTTGTGTAGTTTTATTAAGGAACTACATCAAATAAACACGTTGACAACTGTGACATTATTACAAGTACAACCATATTCCCaataaaaattatgcaaaatattccCAAAACATATCTGGTTTGAAACAGCTttgtatttacaatatttcaaatTCACTCATACTGTAAGTTCacttaattattatattgttataaaacaaatgtaaacaaaacttttaaaatgtattgtggaCATGGAAACTTAATGCATGACAGCAGTGACCCATATGAGTCAGATTTTATGCTCAGTCATTTCCTTAAGTGCATATGTAAAAGTcgtttaccccccccccccccacacacacatttagtgttttatgttttcatatttctaaattgcatgtaaatggattaaacttttaatttaacaatgtacttatactttatatatagtatttttcttttctttcttttttttttttttaaagctgcacAAAGGATATTTATTATAACTAATACAGTTTTTGATGCTTTGTGTGATTATGAATAGAAGAAGGATATCATTCCAGAATTCCCCAACCTGTCAGACTACTTCCTGGACACGCCTCCTTTTCTAGCAAAGGAACATCTCTGTACAGAAAGAGGAAGTGCTTTAATCTTATTCTctgattctgtgtgtgtctgctggTGAGTACGCTTCATTTCGggttgtttatatgtatattttttttttctgattttcttgCTGTGCAGAGTGACATTTAACCCTCAATGATTGTGCGGCAGTTGGTGTGTAGGGAGCTGACCTTTCACCTCTGTGCGGCAGTCAGACTGAACTGGAGCGCTCCAAAGATGGCTAGACCAAGCTCAAGTAAAACACTTTTAAGACCGTCTTCACTGTGTATGTATGGCAGTGGATGGCCTGTGAATTAAATGGTTtgcaatttgtttaattttgcagATTTAACAGAGTTTCGTGAGGATTTTGCTAAAGCCAAGCACATTGCTATCATTACGGGGGCTGGAGTGAGTGCAGAGAGTGGAGTACCAACCTTTAGAGGACAGGGGGGCTACTGGAGGAAATGGCAGGCACAGGTAACACATATTGTATACACATCATACATTTTTTACTATCTGATCTTAGTTTCAAAATAGGACTTATACCAaggtttttcaaactttttgatgctaGGACCCAAATATGACAACCCCTTTGTGATGATGATCCCTTCTGTTGATAAATAAAGGCAGAATGTGAatgtacattaaagggatactgcaCCTCAGAactaaaattttgtcattaatcacttacccccatgtcgttccaaacctgtaaaagctctgttcgtcttcggaacaaaatttaagatattttggatgaaaacctggaggcttgagactgtcccatagtctgccaagtaaataacagtgtcaaggtccataaaaggtatgaaagtcgtcgtcagaatactccatctgccatcagacgtgcaatctgggttacatgaagcgacgggaacactttttgtaagcgaagaaaacaaaaataacgactttattcaataattcctttgtcaacagtctcctctgtgtctctccatatcaccgtatgctgtgtatgctcttctgtatc
The sequence above is drawn from the Cyprinus carpio isolate SPL01 chromosome B20, ASM1834038v1, whole genome shotgun sequence genome and encodes:
- the LOC109106379 gene encoding tripartite motif-containing protein 16-like protein; this encodes MAEEEAGIFVNQEQFSCPICMDLLRDPVTIPCGHNYCMECIKSYWEQKNQKKLCSCPECRQTFSPRPALNKNTLFAEVVEKLRQTGMRSPIIPGAMDDEVIAKEKQDLVIFCKQELKQSQRRCQQVIKERETELQDLSHAVLSLRSSAQAAVEDTEKIFSELIQSIEALCFEVTEMIKAKEQMELDEAHGFMEKLEQEIAVFKRRDAEYDTLAHLDDKTQFLKSYEELCGQPELVTSPAVLVNPDFSFEMVSRKLTYLCEDIKDLCKKKWEKLSKKVTNLKFIPTPEPKIREQFLEYSGPLTLDQNTAHRNLSVSSETGEVTCSKTSLSVPDHPERFDSYHQVLCRESVSGRCYFEAEWSGKGPVHIAVSYEDISRKGKSTLCAFGHNAQSWSLVCSEDTYAFWHNGRETKIPKMQWARRTGVYVDFSAGILAFYSITDSMNLIYRIRTAFSQPLCPGFRINTGSSMRLCYPL